The genomic stretch GGGCCAGTTTGTTTATCCGGTGCGACGTAGTAAGGGAGGGCGGAAACGCCAGGCCAAGTATCCTCTGTTGGGGTCCCAAATTTTTCGCAGATGACGCTTACTTGGCGGATGTCAGTGTCAGAGTAGAGAAACCAATCGCGTTTACACAGCTCTGCCATGAGAACGCCGATACTCCACATGTCGGCAGTTCCGCCGTAGTGTGAGCATCCGTAGAGGAGCTCGAGCGGACGGTACATGCGTGTGATTACCATGGTAGTCATCTTGGTACCGGGGTCGGCGAAGCTTCGTGCAAGACCGAAATCGGCAATCTTGACGGTGCCGTCAGCGGCAATGAGGGCGTTGCTGCCCTTGATATCGCGATGTAGGACATAGTTCTCGTGACAGAACCAGATTCCCTGGCACATCATGTTCATCCATGCCTTGATGTCCGCCTTTGTGTATGTGATTTCCTTgttcttccagagctgttCCAAATCGCCGCGCGGGAGATGTTCAAGTACCAGTGATAGGTTCTGATCTCTGGAGGAGAAGACAGCGTGTAACTTGATGACGTTGGGGTGGGATAGCTCAAAGAGGAACTGCATTTCGCGGATGGCGTCCGGAGCGATGCCATTGGGGTACTCTGCGTTGACTTTGATCTTCTTGATTGCGACAACGTGTTTTGGGTTGTCGCGGTAGTGCGCCTGCCAGACAATGGCGTAGGTACCTTCTCCCAACTTTGCACCCATGACGAATTGGCTGCGAACTTGGTCGTTCATCTGTTCTGCGAGATCCATTCCGCCAGGGCCTGAAGTCGGCATGGCTGCTGCCGCCGGCGACTTGCTAGGCTTGGATCCGTGACTGGGGAGCGCGAGCGTCCTGGCAGGGGGGACTTTTGCGCCGGGCGGGTTGGGCCGTGGGCTCAGGACAACGGGAGATGCCATGATAGGGGGTGAGGAGGCGTGATGATGAATGTCTGTCCGTGGGAGAGGCCTGGTAATTGAAAAGGTCAAAGAAAAGTACTTGGGGGGTTGGACGTGTCTTCGTTAGCGGCTATCCCACAGCTCTTGCGCGTGAGGCAAGCCCATTTCCATGCCTATCTCGTCTTGGCCGGGTAGGTGAGCGTGTCAGAGGTGCAGACGTCATAGTGAATGTCGGCGTTGCAGGAGCCATAGCGGCCAGCAGATGCACGTCCCCGACTCTTTTGACTTGGCCGCGGTTTTCTGCGGGGAGCTCAACCTCACCACCGACGCCTGCCGTACGCAGCTGCCCACGACACAACCATGGCTATGTCTGCCCGAGGCCCGCCAGGCGCTGTTGCCGTGTCAAAGGAGGGGATTCCGAACCGAACGTAAGCAAGCACCCCGTATCTTCACATACATGTATGGCAACCGCTGACAGCAGGCAGATTATACGTGCGCAACCTGCCCGACAAGCTGCAAAAGGAAGATCTCAAGCGCAATCTATATATGCTCTTTGCCACCTATGGCGTCATTCTCGACATTGTCGCGCTCAAGACTATGAAGATGCGCGGTCAAGCGCATGTTGTTTTCCGCGATGTCGACTCGTCAACGCAGGCAATGCGTGCTCTGCAGGCCTTCACCTTTTTCGGCAAAGACATGGTGCGTCTAGCTCGATTCTACCATGGCCCAAAGCGCATACTAATAAGTGTAGCAAATTACTTACGCAAAGACAAAGTCCGACACCATCGCGAAGCTGGACGGAACGTACAAGATGCCTGAACCTGAGCGGGAAGATCAGCCTGAACAAGCTTCTGCACAGGCTATCGGATTCGGCGTTGCACCTGAAAAGGCTGTGCCTGTCAACGCTCAAGATGCTGCCAAGGGGCAAAAGAGAGCGCGTGAggacgaagacgaagacgagaACTCGGATGCTGAGATGGAGATGGACGTGAGCGACGAGGACTCGGACGAGGACTAAGCTTCGAAGATGGCGTATGCCAGGAAATGATACCCACGAGCAACGAACCAGACCCACCGGGCACCTCGAGAAGCCTTATTTGCCATGTCATCGATTGCCGAGTACGAGGCTGCATCAGAGTCACTGCATGTCTGTGCTAACATGGTGCAGACCTGTTAGATATCTGACGAGATAAACACTCGTTTGTGCAAAAGCTTGTGCACGGACAAGACGACTCTGAACACTGGAACACGGACGACTCATCAGCACATCCGCTAGCTCTAGCCGAACATGCATCTTGTTGATTGCATGTAATGCGCCTTTCCAAATTCATAGGTTTGACTACATAGACAGAGTCGAATTGCCAGCATACTTGCTCATGCAAGCGTCAAGAGTAGCAAGCAATTCAGTCTTCCTCCCCTCTCCAAGCCAGCTACTGTGAATCGAATTCTTAGCCACTGTCTTCCACTCGTCCATGCTTAGGTCAAAAGCTTCCTGTACAGCGCAATAGTTGCTCAATATGTAGCCGCCAAAGTACGCAGGATCGTCGCTGTTGATGCTGAACATGACACCAGCGTCCAGAAACGTCTTTATGGGTACCTCGCTGACATGCTTCACAGCTTGTAGGCAAACATTACTCAACGGACAGACGGTCAAGAGCACCTTATTCTGCACTACTCGGCCAAGGAGCTCTGAATCTTCAATGAGCCGGATTCCATGGTCGATGCGCTCAGTGTGCAATGTGTCGAGTGCGCCACTAATGTACGACGGGTCGCCCTCTTCTCCCGCATGCGCTGTCCTGTGCAAACCCCGTTCCTTGCCCTCACGGAACTGATCAACAAACAATTCTGGACGGAACCCGACCTCTGAAGAATCCAGGCCGAGTCCAGCAATAGCCCTCTCTTTGTTGCCTTCCTTGACATCAAAGTGGCCACCTGCAACAGCTGCAACCATGGTTTCCGCCGCAGACTGAACAGGCATATGCCGGAGGAAACACATGATCAACCGACTCGTAATCCCCAGCTCTTTCTTTGCACGCGCTCTCGCAGCATTGAATCCCTCAACCACCAGGTCAAATGAAACTCCCCTCTCCGTATGGCTTTGTGGATCAAAGAAGACTTCTGCATGGTGGACTCCGTCTCTTTTCGCCGTCGTGAAGTACTCCCACGCTAGCATCTCAAAGTCCTCTTGGTGGACAAGGACCTGTATGCCGCGGTAGTAATACTGAAGGAAGTCGTCCAAGTTGGTGAAATGCGAGTAGCGCTCGTTCAGAGTTTCTGGAGACGCGTACGTTGCATCTTCGTCTGCTGTTGGCAAAGAGATGTTGTTCTTTGCAGCCAGTGTGAACAAGAGGCTTGGACTGAGACAACCTTCCAGGTGAAGATGATGTTCGCATTTTGGGAGATCCGCAAGGAAGTCATGTAGAGGTGTTTTGCACATGTTGGAAAGCAATTAAGTACAGTAGGGCGGAATGAAGGTTGTAAAAGGAGACTTTTGCTGGGTATTGAGATATTGAGTAACTATGGGGCTTTCTTTGGGGGCTAGTTTTCTTTCAGTGGTTTCGGAGGCTGACGGCGAACGTCGGTGTTCGCCGCTGTTGCTGGGATAATCCGCATGCTCCTGCCCTAGAGGGTGGATCCTAAAAACTCTTAACAAATCGACTATGGTGGAGATGGGAAAATAAGACTAGAACATGTCATGCATAGACTGTCAGAGTCTGCAATTAGTACAATTTCAACAAGTGAATATTTCCGGTTTTATATTGTCTCTGCGTACTCTTCCAGCAAGGCTTCTTTTTCAGCATCGTACCGACTTGATGATTCCCTCCTCACTATTACATCGTCCATGGCTGACATTGCTTCGTCGCCAATTGTTCTCTCTCCATCGCCAAATGTACCCTTGAACACGCTGTCGTAACTCATCCACATGCCGGCAAACAACAGAGCGCTAAGTTTTGCAAGCCATGATGGGGCCCGCCCATGTTTATCCTGCATCTTCCTCGCTAGTGTAAATACAAACATGACGAATGGCATCCAAATGCCCAGGAATATCATTTTGCCAATTTTCTGCTTCTTAGTTGTAATGGTATATGTACGAATCTCGTGCAGGTAGTCCTGGTATTCGGCAGGCAGATTCCGTTGAGCAGCGCCATCGGTTATGAGCTTGAGGTAGCGCGCCGAAGGTTGCGCATAGCTAGGGTCGGGTCGCGTCACACGGTCGCTTGTTTGcggctggtggtggtggttgtCTACAATGGGCGCAAAGAGGGTATGCGCCTTGAAGGGCTTTGAATCGGGCGAGGCAGGGACTGTGGCCGCGGGTGGCAACACATGGCAGTCGACGAGGATATCGTTGTAGGCGct from Pyrenophora tritici-repentis strain M4 chromosome 1, whole genome shotgun sequence encodes the following:
- a CDS encoding RNA-binding protein (RRM domain), with translation MAMSARGPPGAVAVSKEGIPNRTLYVRNLPDKLQKEDLKRNLYMLFATYGVILDIVALKTMKMRGQAHVVFRDVDSSTQAMRALQAFTFFGKDMQITYAKTKSDTIAKLDGTYKMPEPEREDQPEQASAQAIGFGVAPEKATC
- a CDS encoding Add, Adenosine deaminase, encoding MCKTPLHDFLADLPKCEHHLHLEGCLSPSLLFTLAAKNNISLPTADEDATYASPETLNERYSHFTNLDDFLQYYYRGIQVLVHQEDFEMLAWEYFTTAKRDGVHHAEVFFDPQSHTERGVSFDLVVEGFNAARARAKKELGITSRLIMCFLRHMPVQSAAETMVAAVAGGHFDVKEGNKERAIAGLGLDSSEVGFRPELFVDQFREGKERGLHRTAHAGEEGDPSYISGALDTLHTERIDHGIRLIEDSELLGRVVQNKVLLTVCPLSNVCLQAVKHVSEVPIKTFLDAGVMFSINSDDPAYFGGYILSNYCAVQEAFDLSMDEWKTVAKNSIHSSWLGEGRKTELLATLDACMSKYAGNSTLSM
- a CDS encoding AIG2-2 domain containing protein, with protein sequence MVVFDHVPRLSQARLDASLTDAPLDAKTLASQPLLPTDDKAKTVLYLAYGSNLCDETFRGVRGIHPLSQVNVLVPSLKLTFDLPGIPYQEPCFANTALRVPDAQDYHKDRWHKGLVGVVYEVTLADYAHIIATEGGGSAYNDILVDCHVLPPAATVPASPDSKPFKAHTLFAPIVDNHHHQPQTSDRVTRPDPSYAQPSARYLKLITDGAAQRNLPAEYQDYLHEIRTYTITTKKQKIGKMIFLGIWMPFVMFVFTLARKMQDKHGRAPSWLAKLSALLFAGMWMSYDSVFKGTFGDGERTIGDEAMSAMDDVIVRRESSSRYDAEKEALLEEYAETI
- a CDS encoding SPS1, Serine-threonine protein kinase, producing MASPVVLSPRPNPPGAKVPPARTLALPSHGSKPSKSPAAAAMPTSGPGGMDLAEQMNDQVRSQFVMGAKLGEGTYAIVWQAHYRDNPKHVVAIKKIKVNAEYPNGIAPDAIREMQFLFELSHPNVIKLHAVFSSRDQNLSLVLEHLPRGDLEQLWKNKEITYTKADIKAWMNMMCQGIWFCHENYVLHRDIKGSNALIAADGTVKIADFGLARSFADPGTKMTTMVITRMYRPLELLYGCSHYGGTADMWSIGVLMAELCKRDWFLYSDTDIRQVSVICEKFGTPTEDTWPGVSALPYYVAPDKQTGPQGTTAFRQTRPRSWWKQEFPTLGDDGCDFIKGLLTLDPQKRYTARKALEDKWWANAPRPTKKENLPKEGGGPKAMGEDLKRRGGETPTNGRADKVARKLDFGSMG